The following DNA comes from Paludisphaera rhizosphaerae.
CCAGCTTATCGGCGATCGCCGCCAGCCGCTTCATCGGCTCCGCAAACCGGATGCCCGGGACCGAGGTCTCGATCGCCGAGAACTCGCCGCGGACCTCGGCGGGGGCGTTCGGCTTGGGGTCGAACGTCTCGTAATGACTGGGGCCGCCGTCCATCCAGACCAGGATGCAGCTCGTCGGCCGTGCGCCCGAGCCAGCAGCGAGGCTGCGGGACCGCAGAGCGTCGACGAGTCCGCCCCCCATCAGGGCGCCCAGGCCAAGCCGAAGGCAGTCGCGGCGGGTCGTGTTGGATTCGCAGTTCCTGAGTGTCGCCATCGTTCTCGCCTCGGACGGGGGAGGGGACGTCGAGCGGACCGGGTCGCGGCTCAGTCCTTGAAGACGAATTCGGGGGAGTTCAGCAGCGCCCAGAGGAGGTCTTCGACCGCGGCGCGGCGATCCTTCTTGGGCTCGTTGAAGAGGCTTACGGCGATGCTGGCCTCCTCTGCGGTGGGGCGTCGACTGTACGCGAGCAGGTAGAGTTTCTCGACGATCGCATCAGGTTTCGCCTCGCTCTTCGCGAGGGTCGCGACACGTCCTTCGTCCGACGTCAGCTTCTCGTGGAGGTTGGGGGCGTTCATGAGGTGCAACGCCTGGACGACGGCCGTGTCGCTCGTGCGCTCGCAGGGGGGATCCTGGTTCATGTCGGGACGGCCGAACGTGTCGAGGAAGAGCGAGGGGATGCGGTTGGTCCAGGTCGTCGAGGCCCGACTGCGCGGGGGCGACGCGTCGAACGAGTCGGGGATGCCGGTCACGTCGACGACGGCGTCCAGCATTGTCTCGGCCCTCAACCGCTGCCGGTAATGGCGGGAGAAGTTCCGGACGTCGGCGGCGTTCCGCTCGTTGGGCTCGGAGGAGAGGCCGTAGACCGTCGAGGCCATGATGGTTCGGATCAGGTGTTTCACGTCATAGCCGTGCTCGCGGAAGTCGTCCGCGAGGGCGTCGAGCAGCGGGCCGTTGCTGGGCGGGTTCGTGGCCCGGATGTCGTCGACGGGGTCCACGATCCCGATGCCCATCAGGTCTCCCCAGACGCGATTGGCCATCACCTTCGCGAAGTACCGATTGTCCGGCGAGGTCATCCAGCGGGCCAGGACTTCGCGGGGATCCTTCGCCGGGTCCGAGGCGCCCGGAGCTTCGCCGAACAGGGGCTTCGGAGGCAGGACGGCACCCGTCAGCGGGTGCTTGATCTCTCCCGATTTGGCCGTGAAGACGATCTCCTCGCTCCCCGAGATCGGCGGCGAGAGCCCCGTCCCCTTGCGCCCGATCCGGGTGAAGAAGGCGGCGAACTCGTAGAACTGGTCCTGCCCCCACGACTCGAACGGATGGTGATGGCACTTGGCGCAATCCAGTCGGATGCCCAGGAAGAGCTGGCTCATCACCGGGGCGATCTCGATCGGCTCGCGATGGTCGCGGAAGATCGTGCTGGGGCCTTGCTCGAACGAGCTGCCCTGGGCGGTGACGATCTGCCGCACGAACTCGTCGTAGCGGAGGTTCTTCCGGAAGGCGTCGCGGATCCAGCCGTCCA
Coding sequences within:
- a CDS encoding DUF1549 and DUF1553 domain-containing protein, with amino-acid sequence MRSAILGLVLIAGMSGLTGVVGGAEPPGPITFERQVEPILTRAGCNSGPCHGKASGQNGFMLSLQGFDPSFDFAAISREAGGRRILRSDPEGSLFLQKATAEIPHGGGRRIDPDSAFYKTLRRWIADGLPRTPADAPKLVRVSVEPTERTLKPEESFGVRAIAHFSDGSTEDVTPLATFGSSEATAVAVDAQGRVRAGKLAGEATISARYEGLFANCDVFVPLAGEVAASEYEAFPRRSFIDDLALAKWKKLGLTPSAVAGDATFLRRAFLDVIGRLPTPDEARAFLDDPSPEKRAQLVDRLLERPEYADHWATKWMDLLRPNPYRVGIKAVFNLDGWIRDAFRKNLRYDEFVRQIVTAQGSSFEQGPSTIFRDHREPIEIAPVMSQLFLGIRLDCAKCHHHPFESWGQDQFYEFAAFFTRIGRKGTGLSPPISGSEEIVFTAKSGEIKHPLTGAVLPPKPLFGEAPGASDPAKDPREVLARWMTSPDNRYFAKVMANRVWGDLMGIGIVDPVDDIRATNPPSNGPLLDALADDFREHGYDVKHLIRTIMASTVYGLSSEPNERNAADVRNFSRHYRQRLRAETMLDAVVDVTGIPDSFDASPPRSRASTTWTNRIPSLFLDTFGRPDMNQDPPCERTSDTAVVQALHLMNAPNLHEKLTSDEGRVATLAKSEAKPDAIVEKLYLLAYSRRPTAEEASIAVSLFNEPKKDRRAAVEDLLWALLNSPEFVFKD